In Rhodoligotrophos defluvii, a genomic segment contains:
- a CDS encoding class I adenylate-forming enzyme family protein has protein sequence MIDIAELKEPGEDAFLRRIALHASQRPSAIAFTCNGADVTWGEFHAEVLRIGARLRRAGLRLGERVAFLAENSASYAVAFVGAAASGVSAVTLPTSLTPHSIAAMLDDSRPRLLIASRACRALAERALEARKNSAAIEKVGLDFAAGPWQGYVQWLGSAAPEPAHDDVPGDTEFNVVYSSGTTGIPKGIAHTHLSRLAFSKAFAGLGFDEAATNVIATPLYSNMSIPPLLSQVWAGARSLILEKFDPESFIAAADKYDVTHFVLVPTMAERVLASPAFRSEAFRATRMIYVGGSPVTPQLKTALTSRWPGMLIVAYGQTEGGLWTLQFEYGEEAKLGSVGRAVKGCEIVIVDEDGRVLGPDAIGEIVGRMPYMMTGYINKPEETEKITWRDGRGRLFYKTGDVGRLDRDGYLYVLDRKKDIIISGGFNIYASDLEEVVRTHAAVFDAAVIGIPSQRWGETPIALVTLRPGARATPEAIRAWSNERLGKVQRLSAVVIVEDLPRNPTGKILKAELRNKYKDYELE, from the coding sequence ATGATCGATATCGCAGAGCTGAAGGAGCCGGGTGAGGACGCCTTCCTGCGCCGCATCGCGCTTCACGCAAGCCAGCGTCCCTCCGCCATTGCATTCACATGCAATGGCGCTGATGTCACCTGGGGCGAGTTCCACGCCGAGGTCCTCCGTATCGGCGCGAGGCTGCGCAGGGCGGGCCTCCGCCTTGGCGAGCGGGTTGCCTTCTTGGCGGAGAACTCCGCCAGCTATGCCGTCGCGTTCGTTGGAGCCGCTGCTTCGGGCGTCAGCGCCGTCACCCTGCCGACGTCGCTGACGCCGCACTCTATCGCCGCCATGCTTGACGACAGTCGCCCCAGGCTGCTGATCGCGTCCAGAGCGTGCCGGGCACTTGCCGAGCGCGCACTGGAAGCAAGGAAGAACAGCGCAGCAATCGAAAAGGTTGGCCTCGATTTCGCGGCGGGCCCGTGGCAGGGCTACGTCCAGTGGCTGGGTAGTGCAGCGCCCGAACCCGCCCATGACGACGTCCCCGGCGATACGGAATTCAATGTGGTTTATAGCTCGGGCACGACCGGCATCCCCAAGGGCATCGCCCACACGCATCTTTCGCGCCTGGCCTTCTCGAAGGCTTTCGCGGGCCTCGGCTTCGACGAGGCCGCGACGAACGTGATCGCGACCCCGCTCTATTCGAACATGAGCATCCCGCCGCTCTTGTCCCAGGTCTGGGCCGGCGCGCGCTCGCTCATCCTCGAGAAATTCGATCCGGAATCGTTCATCGCGGCCGCGGACAAGTATGACGTCACCCACTTCGTCCTGGTGCCCACCATGGCCGAGCGCGTGCTGGCATCGCCCGCGTTCCGCTCGGAGGCATTCCGCGCCACCCGCATGATCTACGTCGGTGGCTCGCCGGTGACGCCTCAGCTTAAGACCGCCCTCACAAGCCGATGGCCCGGAATGCTGATCGTCGCCTACGGGCAGACCGAAGGCGGCCTTTGGACGCTTCAGTTCGAATATGGCGAGGAAGCCAAGCTGGGCTCTGTCGGCAGAGCGGTGAAGGGCTGCGAGATCGTCATTGTGGACGAGGACGGCAGGGTGTTGGGGCCGGACGCAATCGGCGAGATCGTCGGCCGCATGCCCTATATGATGACGGGCTACATCAATAAGCCGGAAGAGACCGAAAAGATCACCTGGCGCGACGGCCGAGGCAGGCTGTTTTACAAGACCGGCGATGTGGGCCGCCTGGACAGGGACGGCTATCTCTACGTCCTCGACCGGAAGAAGGACATCATCATCTCCGGCGGGTTCAACATCTATGCTTCCGACCTCGAGGAGGTGGTGCGGACCCACGCCGCGGTGTTCGATGCGGCCGTCATCGGTATTCCCAGCCAGCGGTGGGGAGAAACACCGATCGCGCTGGTGACGCTTCGGCCCGGCGCCCGGGCCACCCCGGAAGCCATCCGCGCGTGGTCGAACGAAAGGCTCGGCAAAGTCCAACGCCTCAGCGCAGTCGTCATCGTTGAAGACCTCCCCCGGAACCCGACCGGCAAGATCCTGAAGGCCGAGCTCCGCAACAAGTACAAAGACTATGAACTCGAGTGA
- a CDS encoding Zn-ribbon domain-containing OB-fold protein, with the protein MNSSEPAQPRRKHVPTPTPETRHFWDSAKRGELVLQKCRACTTVYFPPRPFCPKCSSRSVEAFPASGRATLYSFVINHRPRPDWPQEPHVIAIVQLEEGPRMVTSIVNVAQTPEALRLDQPLEVVFERLSDDIHLPVFQPREKRR; encoded by the coding sequence ATGAACTCGAGTGAGCCAGCACAGCCGCGGCGCAAGCACGTGCCGACGCCCACGCCCGAGACCAGGCATTTCTGGGACAGCGCCAAGCGAGGTGAGCTCGTGCTGCAGAAATGCCGCGCGTGTACAACCGTCTATTTCCCGCCGCGGCCCTTCTGCCCGAAGTGTTCCTCACGCAGCGTGGAGGCATTCCCGGCCTCGGGCCGCGCCACACTTTACAGCTTCGTCATCAATCACCGCCCACGTCCCGATTGGCCGCAAGAGCCTCACGTCATTGCCATCGTGCAGCTGGAAGAGGGGCCGCGCATGGTCACCAGCATCGTGAACGTTGCGCAGACGCCGGAAGCACTACGACTGGACCAGCCACTGGAAGTGGTGTTCGAGCGGCTGAGCGATGACATTCATCTGCCGGTGTTCCAGCCACGGGAGAAACGGCGATGA
- a CDS encoding thiolase C-terminal domain-containing protein, producing MKTRPVAIVGAAETTQLGRIPNMSNLMLHADAALNAMTDACLQASDIDGVASGYELPTDVAQYLGVRPQWVDGTSVGGCSWVILLRHAAAAIHAGLCSTVLITHGESGRSRVGGPHYEFYPPGSLAEQFEWAYGASGPASLLGIPVLRYMREHGVTMEHLANVAVVQRQWAGLHPRAGQRQPITVSDVLASPPVAWPLHKLMCCLVSDGGGALIVCSTERVDDFPTKPVFLLGSGEATETRLTGIAEISDLMRLEAPRRSARLAFAEAGIKHEDVDHLMIYDAFAHHPIWGLEALGFAGDGGEAAEFIAEGHTGIGGRLPMNTNGGGLSYAHSGSYGMFLLQESIRQLRGTSPAQVPGVRVSVCHGWGGVQAASATAVLSNELPS from the coding sequence ATGAAGACACGGCCGGTCGCGATCGTCGGCGCAGCGGAAACGACGCAGCTGGGGCGCATCCCCAACATGTCGAACCTGATGCTGCACGCTGATGCCGCCTTGAACGCGATGACGGATGCCTGCCTCCAGGCCTCCGACATCGACGGAGTGGCAAGCGGCTACGAGTTGCCGACCGACGTCGCCCAATATCTCGGCGTCAGGCCCCAGTGGGTGGACGGGACCAGTGTCGGCGGCTGCTCATGGGTGATCCTCCTGCGCCACGCGGCGGCGGCCATCCATGCCGGCCTGTGCAGCACCGTGTTGATCACCCATGGAGAAAGCGGACGCTCGCGGGTCGGCGGTCCGCATTACGAATTCTACCCTCCCGGGAGCCTTGCCGAGCAATTCGAATGGGCATACGGGGCCTCGGGCCCGGCCTCGTTGCTGGGCATTCCGGTGCTGCGGTACATGCGCGAGCACGGTGTCACGATGGAGCACCTGGCCAATGTGGCGGTCGTGCAACGGCAATGGGCGGGGCTGCACCCGCGCGCCGGCCAGCGGCAGCCCATCACCGTCTCCGATGTGCTTGCCTCGCCCCCTGTGGCTTGGCCCCTCCATAAGCTCATGTGCTGCCTGGTGAGCGACGGAGGGGGCGCCTTGATCGTGTGCTCGACCGAGCGCGTCGACGACTTCCCGACCAAACCTGTCTTTCTGCTTGGCAGCGGCGAGGCCACCGAGACGCGCCTCACCGGGATCGCTGAGATTTCCGACCTCATGCGGCTGGAAGCACCGCGGCGGTCCGCCCGCCTGGCTTTCGCGGAAGCTGGCATCAAACACGAGGATGTCGATCACCTGATGATCTACGACGCCTTCGCGCACCATCCCATCTGGGGGCTCGAAGCGCTTGGATTCGCGGGAGACGGCGGCGAAGCGGCCGAGTTCATCGCCGAGGGCCACACCGGGATTGGCGGCCGATTGCCCATGAACACCAATGGCGGTGGTCTGAGCTACGCGCACTCCGGCTCGTACGGCATGTTCCTGCTGCAGGAGAGCATCCGCCAGCTTCGAGGCACATCCCCCGCCCAGGTCCCGGGCGTTAGGGTTTCCGTCTGCCATGGTTGGGGAGGCGTCCAGGCTGCCAGTGCCACCGCGGTCCTCTCGAACGAATTACCCTCCTAG
- a CDS encoding M20 aminoacylase family protein, translated as MNAIEMETASMVALRRDIHAHPELCFEENRTANLVAAKLTEWGIPVRRGLGRTGVVGIVKNGTSDRAIGLRADMDALPIQEANTFGHASKATGRMHACGHDGHVAMLLAAARHLASHRNFDGTVYLIFQPAEEAGIGGREMIADGLFEEFPMEAVFGMHNWPGQGVGTFAVSPGPVMASHSVFKITVRGRGSHAAMPHNGIDPVPVACEMVNAFQLIVSRNKRPIDAAVVSVTMVRAGEAINVVPDSCELQGTVRTFTTGVLDLIERRMKQIAEHICAAHEARCVFEFSRNCPPTVNSEAETAFARQVMASIVGEENVLKQEPTMAGEDFAFMLQARPGAYCFIGNGDGSHRETGRSAGPCLLHNPSYDFNDALIPLGATYWVRLAEGWLRPPASAA; from the coding sequence ATGAACGCCATTGAAATGGAAACGGCCTCTATGGTGGCCCTGCGCCGCGACATCCACGCGCATCCAGAGCTGTGCTTCGAGGAGAACCGCACCGCGAATCTCGTGGCGGCCAAGCTCACCGAATGGGGCATCCCGGTCCGCCGCGGCCTGGGCAGGACCGGCGTGGTCGGCATCGTGAAGAACGGCACGAGCGACCGCGCCATCGGCCTGCGCGCTGACATGGATGCGCTCCCTATCCAGGAGGCCAACACCTTCGGGCATGCCAGCAAGGCCACGGGCAGGATGCACGCCTGTGGCCACGACGGCCATGTCGCAATGCTGCTGGCGGCGGCGCGCCACCTCGCCAGCCACCGAAATTTCGATGGCACGGTCTACCTGATCTTCCAGCCGGCCGAGGAAGCCGGCATCGGCGGGCGCGAGATGATTGCCGACGGCCTCTTCGAGGAATTCCCGATGGAGGCGGTGTTCGGCATGCACAACTGGCCGGGCCAGGGGGTGGGCACCTTCGCTGTGAGTCCCGGGCCGGTGATGGCCTCCCACAGTGTGTTCAAGATCACCGTCCGCGGCCGCGGTTCCCACGCGGCCATGCCTCATAACGGCATCGATCCGGTGCCGGTCGCCTGCGAGATGGTCAATGCCTTCCAGCTGATCGTCAGCCGGAACAAGCGGCCGATCGATGCGGCCGTCGTGTCCGTGACGATGGTCCGCGCGGGCGAGGCGATCAATGTGGTGCCCGACAGCTGCGAGCTGCAGGGCACGGTCCGAACGTTCACGACCGGCGTGCTGGACTTGATCGAGCGGCGCATGAAGCAGATTGCCGAGCATATCTGCGCCGCGCACGAGGCCAGGTGCGTGTTCGAGTTCTCTCGCAACTGCCCGCCCACCGTCAACAGCGAGGCAGAGACCGCGTTCGCCCGTCAGGTGATGGCCTCCATCGTCGGTGAGGAGAATGTGTTGAAGCAGGAACCCACCATGGCCGGCGAGGACTTCGCCTTCATGCTGCAGGCCAGGCCGGGGGCGTACTGCTTTATCGGCAACGGCGACGGCTCGCACCGCGAGACGGGGCGCAGCGCGGGGCCCTGCCTGCTGCACAACCCGAGCTACGACTTCAACGACGCCCTCATCCCGCTGGGCGCCACCTACTGGGTACGCCTGGCTGAGGGGTGGCTGCGGCCGCCTGCTTCGGCAGCTTGA
- a CDS encoding glutathione S-transferase family protein, with product MSELILYHSPGTCSSAAHVLLEETGEPYRLDLRLVRNGETSSEAYLRINPKGRVPALHIPGQERVLTELPAVCWYITRNTPELRPQGHIAEARALEWFNYLSGTLHTAGYGLLWRTQRFAENAAFHDEMQQKARKNVQECNDHIEASLAGRPWALGDSYSLIDPFLLVFYTWGLLIGMDMRRHAAWTDHTGRIVLRPAVQRAYAQGGLQTRLDDVGAYLDGRLAEPKIR from the coding sequence ATGAGCGAATTGATCCTCTATCACAGCCCGGGAACCTGTTCCTCCGCGGCCCACGTTCTCCTGGAAGAAACCGGCGAACCCTACCGCCTCGACCTGCGCCTCGTCAGGAATGGCGAGACCTCAAGCGAAGCCTATCTGCGCATCAATCCGAAAGGGCGGGTTCCCGCCCTGCATATCCCGGGGCAGGAGCGCGTCCTGACGGAACTGCCCGCGGTCTGCTGGTACATCACGCGCAACACGCCCGAGCTGCGCCCGCAAGGCCACATCGCGGAAGCGCGCGCGCTGGAATGGTTCAACTACCTGTCGGGAACCCTGCATACTGCGGGTTACGGGCTGCTCTGGCGCACCCAGCGATTTGCCGAGAATGCCGCCTTCCATGACGAGATGCAGCAGAAGGCGCGCAAGAACGTGCAGGAATGCAACGATCATATCGAGGCGAGCCTCGCGGGCAGACCTTGGGCGCTCGGCGATAGCTATAGCCTTATCGATCCCTTCCTGCTGGTCTTCTACACTTGGGGATTGTTGATCGGCATGGACATGCGCCGGCACGCCGCATGGACCGATCACACAGGTCGCATCGTTCTACGCCCAGCCGTGCAACGCGCATACGCCCAGGGGGGCCTGCAGACGCGCCTGGACGACGTGGGCGCCTATCTCGACGGGCGTCTGGCCGAGCCGAAGATTCGCTGA
- a CDS encoding 2'-deoxycytidine 5'-triphosphate deaminase codes for MITRQEQPYVTASVLTSKRGILPAHGIRQLVEVGAVIAAAPLDVDQIQPASLDLRLGQVAYRVRASFLPGPEATVADRLRELALHTMPLDGGAVLETGCVYIVPLLESLALPPGIHGLANPKSSTGRIDVFTRVIADYAREFDKIAADYAGPLYAEISPRTFPVLVRTGSRLPQIRFRSGPPAWSDAATMLLNEQERLVSAERVDIDNGIALSVDLVGAGDDAPVGFRAKRHSALIDVDKKAALDIADYWDPLPRRGSLILDPNEFYILASKEAVKVPPTHAAEMVPFNPLVGEFRVHYAGFFDPGFGHAAGHGEGSRAVLEVRSHEVPFILEDGQIVGRLIYEPLTEPPEQVYGQGIGSHYQSQGLKLSKHFRAG; via the coding sequence ATGATCACTCGACAGGAGCAGCCTTACGTGACCGCCAGCGTGCTCACCTCCAAGAGAGGCATTCTGCCCGCCCACGGCATCCGGCAGCTGGTGGAGGTCGGGGCGGTGATTGCGGCCGCGCCGCTGGATGTCGACCAGATCCAGCCGGCCAGCCTCGACCTGCGGCTTGGGCAGGTTGCCTACAGGGTGCGCGCGAGCTTCCTGCCCGGGCCGGAAGCAACAGTGGCGGACCGACTGAGGGAGCTCGCCCTTCACACGATGCCGCTGGATGGCGGCGCGGTGCTGGAGACCGGCTGCGTCTACATCGTGCCGCTGCTGGAGAGCCTGGCCTTGCCGCCGGGCATTCATGGGCTGGCGAACCCGAAGAGCTCGACCGGCCGGATCGACGTGTTCACGCGGGTGATCGCCGACTACGCACGCGAGTTCGACAAGATCGCCGCGGACTATGCGGGGCCGCTCTATGCAGAGATCTCGCCGCGCACCTTCCCGGTGCTGGTGCGCACGGGCTCGCGGCTGCCGCAGATCCGGTTCCGCTCCGGGCCGCCGGCCTGGTCGGATGCGGCAACCATGCTGCTGAACGAGCAGGAGCGGCTGGTTTCGGCGGAACGGGTGGACATCGACAACGGCATCGCCCTGTCTGTGGATCTGGTCGGTGCGGGGGACGATGCGCCCGTGGGCTTTCGCGCCAAGCGGCATTCGGCGCTGATCGACGTGGACAAGAAGGCCGCGCTGGACATCGCGGACTACTGGGACCCCCTGCCCCGCCGCGGCAGCCTCATCCTCGACCCGAACGAGTTCTATATCCTGGCGTCCAAGGAAGCGGTGAAGGTGCCTCCCACACATGCGGCCGAGATGGTGCCGTTCAATCCGCTGGTGGGCGAATTCAGGGTTCATTATGCGGGCTTCTTCGATCCGGGCTTCGGGCATGCTGCCGGACACGGGGAAGGCAGCCGCGCGGTGCTGGAGGTGCGCAGCCACGAGGTGCCGTTCATCCTCGAGGACGGACAAATCGTTGGCCGGCTGATCTACGAGCCGCTCACCGAGCCTCCGGAGCAGGTCTACGGGCAAGGCATCGGGTCGCACTACCAGAGCCAGGGCCTGAAGCTCTCGAAGCATTTCCGCGCGGGGTGA
- the apaG gene encoding Co2+/Mg2+ efflux protein ApaG produces the protein MYDKTTRAIRVTVTPTFLEDQSTPEEHYFVWAYTIVIENLGQEVVQLMTRYWKITDALGRHQEVRGEGVVGEQPVLHPGERFEYTSGAPLPTPSGIMVGSYQMETSSGEMFNVEIPAFALESPYAKTRLH, from the coding sequence ATGTACGACAAGACCACGCGAGCCATACGTGTAACCGTGACCCCCACCTTCCTCGAGGACCAGTCCACGCCGGAGGAGCACTACTTCGTCTGGGCCTACACCATTGTCATCGAAAATCTCGGGCAGGAAGTGGTCCAGCTGATGACCCGCTACTGGAAGATCACCGATGCGCTCGGCCGCCACCAGGAGGTCAGGGGCGAGGGCGTCGTCGGCGAGCAGCCGGTCCTGCACCCCGGCGAGCGCTTCGAATACACGAGCGGCGCGCCCTTGCCCACTCCATCCGGCATCATGGTGGGCAGCTATCAGATGGAGACCTCGTCCGGCGAGATGTTCAATGTGGAAATCCCGGCCTTCGCCTTGGAGAGCCCTTATGCCAAGACGAGGCTGCATTGA
- the argE gene encoding acetylornithine deacetylase, whose translation MTGSVEARARPQRLSPVEMLERLVAFDTTSRLSNLPLIHFVRDYLASWGVESLLIPSDDGSKASLYATIGPRDRGGIALSGHTDVVPVDNQAWSTDPWRLTARDGKLYGRGSCDMKGFVATALAHVPDFLARPLRQPIHLALSYDEEVGCLGVRPMIAELRANHPLPRAVIVGEPTMMAVVDAHKGTRRYRTEINGKEAHSSMPQIAANAAMAAGELIAELARLSREFMQRGDPSGRFEPPYTSLQVTRIESGGALNIIPRHARFYWETRLLPDADPDEPLDRLAAFAEQLLPGLRAVERTASIATTVIAGVVGLKPAPGSAAEQLAMRLTGANRTFAVPYATEGGLFQEAEMPAIVCGPGDIAQAHQPDEFITLAQIEECSRFMLRLADHAAQG comes from the coding sequence TTGACCGGAAGCGTTGAGGCCCGTGCCCGCCCGCAGCGGCTGAGCCCCGTGGAAATGCTGGAGCGCCTGGTTGCCTTCGATACCACCAGCCGGCTCAGCAACCTGCCATTGATCCACTTCGTGCGCGACTATCTCGCGAGCTGGGGCGTGGAAAGCCTGCTCATCCCCAGCGACGACGGCAGCAAGGCCTCGCTCTACGCCACCATCGGGCCTAGAGACCGCGGCGGCATCGCGCTCTCCGGTCACACGGACGTCGTGCCGGTCGACAACCAGGCCTGGAGCACCGACCCCTGGCGGCTTACCGCGCGCGACGGCAAGCTCTACGGCCGCGGCAGCTGCGACATGAAGGGCTTCGTGGCCACCGCGCTCGCCCATGTGCCGGATTTCCTCGCCCGTCCGCTCAGGCAGCCGATCCACCTGGCCCTCTCCTACGACGAGGAGGTCGGCTGTCTCGGCGTGCGGCCGATGATCGCCGAATTGCGCGCCAATCACCCCTTGCCCAGGGCCGTGATCGTGGGCGAGCCGACCATGATGGCGGTGGTCGACGCCCACAAGGGCACCCGCCGCTATCGCACCGAGATCAACGGCAAGGAAGCCCATTCCAGCATGCCGCAGATCGCCGCCAACGCGGCCATGGCGGCGGGCGAGCTCATCGCCGAGCTTGCGCGCCTCAGCCGCGAGTTCATGCAGCGTGGCGATCCCTCGGGGCGGTTCGAGCCGCCCTACACGTCGCTCCAGGTCACGCGGATCGAAAGCGGCGGCGCCTTGAACATCATCCCCCGCCACGCGCGCTTCTACTGGGAAACCCGGCTCCTGCCGGACGCCGACCCGGACGAGCCGCTAGACCGGCTTGCAGCCTTTGCCGAACAGCTCCTGCCCGGGCTGCGCGCCGTAGAGCGCACCGCAAGCATCGCCACCACCGTCATAGCCGGCGTGGTGGGCCTGAAGCCCGCCCCCGGCTCGGCGGCCGAGCAGCTGGCCATGCGGCTCACCGGCGCCAATCGGACCTTCGCCGTGCCCTATGCCACCGAGGGCGGTCTGTTCCAGGAGGCGGAGATGCCGGCCATCGTCTGCGGCCCCGGCGATATCGCCCAGGCCCACCAGCCGGATGAATTCATCACCCTGGCCCAGATCGAGGAGTGCTCGCGGTTCATGCTGCGCCTGGCCGATCACGCGGCGCAGGGCTGA
- the gshB gene encoding glutathione synthase has protein sequence MPLKIAVQMDPIEQITIRGDSTFAMLLEAQRRGHEIFYYLPKHLSLRDGRLSAWGASLAVRDQEGDHFTLSDQRVETLDEWDVVLLRQDPPFDMSYITTTHLLEALQPRTLVVNDPAEVRNAPEKIFVTRFPQFMPPTLITRDRNAIRAFKDEFGDIILKPLFGNGGAGVFRLSHGDENLAALVELFEQSFREPFIVQKYLPEVRKGDKRIILVDGKAVGAINRVPALGEARSNMHVGGRPEPAELTARDMEICEAIGPELKARGLLFVGIDVIGDWLTEINVTSPTGIREIKRFGGADIASLIWDAIEAKR, from the coding sequence ATGCCGTTGAAGATTGCCGTTCAGATGGACCCGATCGAGCAGATCACGATTCGGGGCGATTCCACCTTTGCCATGCTTCTGGAAGCGCAACGACGGGGCCATGAGATCTTCTATTATCTCCCCAAGCATCTCAGCCTGCGCGATGGCCGGCTGAGCGCCTGGGGCGCAAGCCTTGCCGTGCGTGACCAGGAAGGCGACCATTTCACCCTCTCCGACCAGCGGGTCGAGACTCTGGACGAATGGGACGTGGTGCTGCTGCGCCAGGATCCGCCGTTCGACATGTCCTATATCACCACCACACACCTGCTGGAGGCCCTGCAGCCGCGCACCCTGGTGGTGAACGACCCGGCGGAGGTGCGCAACGCGCCGGAGAAGATCTTCGTCACCCGCTTTCCACAATTCATGCCGCCGACGCTCATCACCCGCGACCGCAACGCCATCCGGGCGTTCAAGGACGAGTTCGGCGACATCATCCTGAAGCCCCTGTTCGGCAATGGGGGGGCCGGGGTGTTCCGGCTGAGCCATGGGGACGAGAACCTGGCGGCGCTGGTCGAGCTGTTCGAGCAGTCGTTCCGCGAGCCGTTCATCGTGCAGAAATACCTGCCGGAGGTGCGCAAGGGCGACAAGCGCATCATCCTGGTGGATGGCAAGGCGGTGGGCGCCATCAACCGGGTGCCGGCGCTGGGCGAGGCGCGCTCCAACATGCATGTGGGCGGGCGGCCGGAACCGGCCGAGCTCACAGCGCGCGACATGGAGATCTGCGAGGCGATCGGCCCAGAGCTCAAGGCGCGCGGGTTGCTGTTCGTCGGCATCGACGTGATCGGCGACTGGCTGACCGAGATCAACGTGACCTCGCCGACCGGCATCCGTGAGATCAAGCGCTTCGGCGGCGCGGACATCGCCAGCCTGATCTGGGACGCGATCGAGGCCAAGCGCTGA
- a CDS encoding YraN family protein — MKGGGRTEQGRRAAHRRGIRAETMAALLLRLKGFRILERRARTPVGEIDIIACRGRLVVFVEVKQRARRDSAMLALRERQQARIVRAARFWLPRHPSLSDWNYRFDMVIVPPYLWPLHIADAFPAAIAGES, encoded by the coding sequence ATGAAGGGCGGCGGCAGGACTGAGCAGGGGCGGCGCGCGGCACACCGGCGCGGCATTCGGGCCGAGACAATGGCCGCGCTTCTGCTGCGGCTCAAGGGTTTCCGCATCCTCGAGCGGCGCGCCCGCACGCCGGTGGGCGAGATCGACATCATCGCCTGCCGCGGCAGGCTCGTGGTGTTCGTGGAGGTGAAGCAGCGGGCGCGGCGAGACAGCGCCATGCTTGCCCTACGCGAACGGCAACAGGCGCGGATCGTGCGCGCCGCCCGATTCTGGCTGCCGCGGCACCCCTCCCTTTCCGACTGGAACTACCGCTTTGACATGGTGATCGTGCCGCCCTACCTATGGCCCCTGCACATCGCGGATGCCTTTCCCGCCGCCATTGCCGGCGAGAGCTGA
- the rsmI gene encoding 16S rRNA (cytidine(1402)-2'-O)-methyltransferase, which produces MSRALNIDTDNPEAEAKPRRFTVDGQSFATARAEPGLHVTATPIGNLGDITLRALHTLAGVDVILCEDTRVTRKLTQRYGIATPLAPYHEHNAAKVRPGILQRLGEGAAIALVSDAGTPLVSDPGYKLVQEARDKGLRVHAVPGASAVLAGLTISGLPSDSFLFAGFLPAKAGERKRRLAELKDVPATLVLFESPQRVLSTLTDVAEAMGGRKVAVTRELTKLHEEVIAGTAEEIATALSGRDSVRGEITLLIAPPASDMQTMVSDAALDAELAAALRTMSASRAAAHVAEALRLPRKRVYARALTLRGGGDEGRRQD; this is translated from the coding sequence TTGTCCCGCGCACTGAACATCGATACCGACAATCCGGAAGCGGAAGCCAAGCCCCGGCGCTTCACCGTGGACGGACAAAGCTTTGCCACCGCGAGGGCCGAGCCCGGACTACATGTGACCGCAACGCCCATCGGCAATCTCGGCGACATCACTCTGCGCGCGCTGCATACGCTTGCCGGCGTGGATGTGATTCTGTGCGAGGACACCCGAGTGACCCGCAAGCTCACGCAGCGCTATGGGATAGCGACCCCGCTTGCGCCTTATCACGAGCACAATGCGGCAAAAGTCAGGCCCGGCATTCTCCAGCGCCTAGGCGAGGGCGCGGCGATCGCCCTGGTGAGCGATGCGGGAACGCCGCTGGTGTCCGACCCCGGCTACAAGCTGGTGCAGGAGGCCCGGGACAAGGGCCTGCGCGTGCATGCGGTTCCCGGGGCAAGCGCGGTGCTGGCCGGGCTCACCATATCGGGCCTGCCCAGCGACAGCTTCCTGTTTGCCGGATTCCTGCCGGCCAAGGCGGGCGAGCGGAAGCGGCGCCTGGCGGAGCTCAAGGACGTGCCGGCCACGCTGGTCCTGTTCGAATCACCGCAACGGGTGCTCTCGACCCTTACAGATGTCGCCGAGGCGATGGGCGGACGAAAGGTCGCGGTGACCCGCGAGCTCACCAAGCTGCACGAGGAGGTGATCGCCGGCACGGCGGAAGAGATTGCCACTGCCCTCTCCGGCCGCGACAGCGTGAGGGGCGAGATTACGCTGCTGATCGCGCCGCCCGCGAGCGATATGCAAACCATGGTGAGCGATGCGGCGCTGGATGCCGAACTTGCGGCAGCGCTGCGCACCATGTCGGCCAGCCGGGCCGCCGCCCATGTGGCCGAGGCGTTGCGGCTGCCGCGCAAGCGCGTCTATGCTCGGGCGCTGACGTTGCGGGGCGGCGGCGATGAAGGGCGGCGGCAGGACTGA